Within Mongoliitalea daihaiensis, the genomic segment TGCTTCTATCAAATACAAGCAGGTGGAGTACATGTCACTAGCGGAAGACAAAGACTACGAAGGGATCATTACGGGAGTGACAGAATGGGGTGTCTATGTTGAAATCACAGAAACCAAGTGTGAAGGAATGGTGAAAGTCTCTGAAATGAACGATGACTACTACGATTTTGACGAAAAAAACATGCGATTAATTGGGAGCAGAACAAAAAAAATCATCACTTTGGGAGACAAAGTGGTAGTCAAAGTTGTTGCTACCGATATTAATAGAAGAACCATAGACCTGGAATTTGCCGATAATGAACCAACCCGCAAACGACGTTAATCAGATTTTAAAGGATTTAGAACAACATATCCAACAGTACACGTACGGAACATCCCCTCAAGAGCTTTACGAACCCATCAGCTACTTGATGAGTTTGGGAGGAAAAAGGATACGCCCCTTACTCACGCTGTTGGCCTACAGCTTGTATAAAGAGGATTACCAAAAAATCCTGACCCCTGCTGCTTCGGTGGAAGTTTTTCACAATTTCACTTTGATGCACGATGACATCATGGACAATGCTCCTTTGAGAAGAGGAAAAGCTACGGTACATGAAAAATGGAATCCCAATACAGCTATTCTCTCTGGGGATGTCATGCTTGTCAAGGCTTACGATATGCTCTTAGAAATTGAGCCAAGTTTACTCCCCCTTTGCTTGCGTCTATTCAATCAGACAGCTGCCGAAGTCTGCGAAGGACAGCAGCACGATATGAATTTTGAAAGTTTGACACAGGTAGGTGAAGAAGCTTACATCGATATGATTCGCCAAAAAACAGCGGTGTTACTAGGTTTTGCTTTACAATTCGGTGCTTTACTAGCCGGTCAGTCTGAGGCAGAGAGCCAAAAACTCTACGATTTTGGAGTCAATATAGGCATAGGATTTCAGCTGAAAGATGATTTGTTGGATGTCTATGCAGATAAAGCCAAGTTTGGGAAGCAGGTAGGTGGAGACATTATCGCCAATAAGAAAACTTTCCTCCTCATCAAAGCCAAAGAACTGGCCACAGGAGCTGATGCAGTAGCATTGCAGAACTGGATAGATGCCAAGATTTTTGACAAAGAGGAGAAAGTCCAAGCAGTTACGGCAATTTATGATCGTCTAGGCATACAAGAATTGACCGAGGTCAAAATGCAGGAATACTTTGAACAGGGATTTGCCCAGCTAGATACTGTACAGGCAGATAATCCAACTGCTTTGCAAAACTTGCGTACCATTACTCAGGACCTGATTAATCGGGAAAAATAACATGGAAATCACTGCTACGCTTGTCCTGATAGGAATCACCGTATTGACCTCCTATCAGGCATGGAACAAGCCAGACTTGCTCAATCGCTGGATGTTTACGCCCTATCTGATCAAAAACAGAAATCAATGGGATCGCTTCGTCCTATCAGGATTTATCCATAAGGATGGCATGCACCTGTTTTTCAATATGTTTACCTTTTACTTTTTTGGAAGCACGATTGAATACTTTCTCACGTATCGGTTAGGATTTGGTTTAGGTATTGTGACCTATGTACTATTTTATGTAGGAGCTATAGTGATCGCAGACATCCCCACGTTCTTGAAGCATCAAGGTAATAGCTATTACAGAGCTTTAGGAGCTTCTGGCGGTGTGGCGGCAGCTGTTTTTGGCAGCATTATCCTACGCCCTTTATCGGATATTTGCTTGTTTGGATTGATTTGCCTGCCTGGGTTTGCTTTGGGAGGGATGTTTTTGATTTACACCATTGTACAAGCTAAAAAAGGTCATGATGGAGTCAATCATGATGCGCATTTGTACGGAGCCATCGCAGGTATTCTCTTCATTCTACTCATTTTCCCATCAAGTGCGGGGATGTTTTGGGAACAATTAAAAAGCTTCCGATTATTCTAACCGGAAGCTTTTTCTAGGGTCAATATCAATCAATATCCTATATCAACTAATATCAAAAGTTCTTAGAGCCTCTAGAAGGTAAATTATTT encodes:
- a CDS encoding rhomboid family intramembrane serine protease; amino-acid sequence: MEITATLVLIGITVLTSYQAWNKPDLLNRWMFTPYLIKNRNQWDRFVLSGFIHKDGMHLFFNMFTFYFFGSTIEYFLTYRLGFGLGIVTYVLFYVGAIVIADIPTFLKHQGNSYYRALGASGGVAAAVFGSIILRPLSDICLFGLICLPGFALGGMFLIYTIVQAKKGHDGVNHDAHLYGAIAGILFILLIFPSSAGMFWEQLKSFRLF
- a CDS encoding polyprenyl synthetase family protein: MNQPANDVNQILKDLEQHIQQYTYGTSPQELYEPISYLMSLGGKRIRPLLTLLAYSLYKEDYQKILTPAASVEVFHNFTLMHDDIMDNAPLRRGKATVHEKWNPNTAILSGDVMLVKAYDMLLEIEPSLLPLCLRLFNQTAAEVCEGQQHDMNFESLTQVGEEAYIDMIRQKTAVLLGFALQFGALLAGQSEAESQKLYDFGVNIGIGFQLKDDLLDVYADKAKFGKQVGGDIIANKKTFLLIKAKELATGADAVALQNWIDAKIFDKEEKVQAVTAIYDRLGIQELTEVKMQEYFEQGFAQLDTVQADNPTALQNLRTITQDLINREK